From one Ursus arctos isolate Adak ecotype North America unplaced genomic scaffold, UrsArc2.0 scaffold_26, whole genome shotgun sequence genomic stretch:
- the CUNH12orf71 gene encoding LOW QUALITY PROTEIN: uncharacterized protein C12orf71 homolog (The sequence of the model RefSeq protein was modified relative to this genomic sequence to represent the inferred CDS: inserted 1 base in 1 codon) — protein MADSPCSSDRSDTTDSSSQSNLSLSVGYFPCEDTFSYENTISCEDMSSKGPAVLVPPIQGTWRTESTGRLLRRRDQIRGDPKQFCKLSITLAWDVDVGSNKSDSMASWDINGSNQWIDKYPDENTQLTLSKLDSLVQKLEKFLENQKDDEEDDSALLGSAKEEVFQLFSSSPSDIAQMISQTTGSQRTSTVETSSVSLGQPQEEDTHSRTQALSCVNFRWVFRWLRQQVLSSLLRRLHPEATESLNQPAQKRRLSHRSKRIQPQDFLEXGHPL, from the exons ATGGCAGACTCACCCTGTAGCAGTGACAGATCGGACACCACAGACAGCAGCTCTCAATCAAACCTGAGCCTCTCTGTGGGTTACTTCCCCTGTGAAGACACATTCTCCTATGAGAACACCATCTCCTGTGAAGACATGTCTTCCAAGGGTCCTGCAGTCCTTGTCCCTCCCATCCAAGGGACGTGGAGGACTGAAAGTACAGGCAGACTCCTGAGGAGACGAGACCAAATTCGGGGCGACCCAAAGCAGTTTTGCAAACTTAGCATCACCCTGGCCTGGGATGTTGATGTGGGCTCTAACAAGTCAGACTCCATGGCTAGTTGGGACATAAATGGAAGCAATCAGTGGATAGACAAGTACCCCGACGAGAACACACAACTGACTCTCAGCAAATTGGACAGTCTTGTTCAAAAGCttgagaaatttctagaaaatcaGAAAGATGACGAAGAAGATGACTCTGCACTCCTTGGATCTGCTAAGGAGGAAGTTTTCCAGTTGTTCAGCAGCTCCCCTTCAGACATAGCTCAG ATGATAAGCCAGACAACTGGCAGCCAAAGGACAAGCACTGTAGAGACCTCCTCAGTCTCACTGGGTCAGCCACAGGAGGAGGACACTCATTCTAGAACACAGGCCCTCTCCTGTGTGAACTTCAGGTGGGTCTTCCGCTGGCTAAGGCAGCAAGTCCTCTCCTCACTCCTCAGGAGACTACACCCCGAGGCCACTGAGAGCCTCAATCAGCCGGCACAAAAGAGAAGACTCTCTCACAGAAGCAAGAGAATCCAACCTCAAGACTTCCTCG TAGGACATCCTCTATAG